A single window of Candidatus Finniella inopinata DNA harbors:
- a CDS encoding 3-deoxy-manno-octulosonate cytidylyltransferase: MSLQPLIIIPSRLASTRLERKSLALIDGLPMVVQVLRRALEADMGPVSVACCGPEIAEVVHQNGGQAILTDPDLPSGTDRMWAAIQTLSPESRPSIVINLQGDLPNISASVLQAVLRPLENPAVDIATIACVIENPQDLSNENVVKIALAKESATRGRGLYFSRATIPFGADTHYHHIGVYAYRYKALEKFVSLPASPLEKAERLEQLRALEAGMRIDVELVETIPHTVDTALDLEAARNWFERQ; the protein is encoded by the coding sequence ATGTCCCTTCAACCGTTGATTATTATTCCATCTCGTCTAGCATCTACCCGCCTTGAACGCAAGTCGCTGGCTTTGATTGATGGCCTTCCCATGGTTGTTCAGGTATTACGTCGGGCGCTAGAGGCTGATATGGGCCCTGTTTCTGTTGCCTGTTGTGGGCCTGAAATTGCTGAGGTTGTTCATCAAAACGGCGGACAGGCCATTTTAACAGACCCTGATCTTCCCTCTGGCACTGATCGTATGTGGGCTGCCATTCAAACTTTGTCGCCTGAATCCAGACCCTCGATTGTGATTAACCTACAGGGCGATCTGCCCAATATTAGCGCGTCTGTTTTACAGGCTGTCCTGCGCCCCTTGGAAAATCCAGCTGTAGACATTGCAACCATTGCGTGCGTTATTGAAAATCCGCAGGATCTGTCCAATGAAAATGTTGTGAAGATTGCTCTGGCCAAAGAATCCGCCACTCGCGGGCGTGGATTGTATTTCTCGCGCGCGACCATTCCGTTTGGAGCCGACACTCACTATCACCACATTGGCGTTTATGCCTATCGTTATAAAGCCTTGGAAAAGTTTGTCTCACTGCCCGCGTCGCCCTTGGAAAAGGCAGAACGTCTGGAACAACTGCGCGCGCTTGAGGCTGGCATGCGGATCGATGTGGAATTGGTTGAGACCATCCCCCACACCGTTGACACAGCATTGGACCTTGAAGCGGCCAGAAATTGGTTTGAAAGGCAATAA
- a CDS encoding methyltransferase domain-containing protein, with translation MLLSRLEIFKVEPHQLFDRALYKRRRQQLLKGSIYFKFAKEVSKRLQERLSGLQSDFQTVFQTGDDQHLLQQYLKAHKKTDFFVQEGASVHCDEEAFPFTPNSFDLILHVLNLHAVNDVPGVLTQALNCLKPDGFFLAAFIGDNSFQELKAVLETVELEHHDGFSQRISPWIRTRDAGSLLQRAGFGLPVVDCDRVVIYYPNLKMLLQDLKQSKETSFLMNRQAPPLTRSFLSKAEALYKERFWDEGQQGIRVSLDIVYMAGWRPAPNHQKSLQRGSAKHHLGDFLSF, from the coding sequence ATGTTGCTGTCCAGGCTTGAAATCTTTAAGGTCGAACCTCACCAGCTGTTTGATCGCGCCCTCTACAAAAGGCGGCGTCAACAGCTGTTGAAGGGTTCAATATATTTCAAGTTCGCAAAAGAGGTATCAAAACGCCTTCAGGAACGTCTTTCAGGCCTTCAAAGTGATTTCCAGACCGTTTTCCAAACCGGTGACGATCAACACCTTTTGCAGCAGTATTTAAAAGCCCATAAAAAAACGGATTTTTTTGTCCAAGAAGGCGCATCGGTCCACTGTGACGAGGAAGCCTTTCCCTTCACCCCCAACAGTTTTGATTTAATTTTGCATGTGCTAAACCTGCACGCGGTTAACGATGTTCCAGGCGTTTTGACGCAGGCCCTAAACTGTTTAAAGCCCGATGGTTTTTTTCTGGCGGCATTTATCGGCGACAATAGCTTTCAAGAGCTGAAAGCGGTTTTAGAGACCGTTGAACTGGAACACCACGATGGTTTTAGTCAGCGCATCTCACCCTGGATTCGCACCCGTGACGCAGGGTCATTGCTGCAACGCGCTGGTTTTGGCTTGCCGGTTGTCGATTGCGACCGGGTGGTGATTTATTATCCGAATTTAAAAATGCTGTTGCAAGATCTGAAACAATCTAAGGAAACCTCTTTCCTGATGAACCGTCAGGCGCCGCCTTTGACGCGTTCTTTTCTTTCTAAGGCTGAAGCCCTGTATAAAGAAAGGTTTTGGGATGAAGGTCAACAAGGTATCAGAGTCAGCCTTGATATCGTTTACATGGCCGGGTGGCGCCCAGCCCCAAACCACCAAAAATCCCTGCAACGGGGAAGTGCAAAACACCATTTGGGTGACTTTTTATCATTTTAA
- a CDS encoding queuosine precursor transporter translates to MTTAEKIYTSLCILFSVLLVIGNLTYQKFVSLPLPFHTFQLSVGAVLYPLTFLLTDLIAEFYGKERANFCVRFAIIVNTLAAFIIAGMSILEATRWSKIDDATFHKVFGFYSIAFMGSLIACYTAQAVDIILYLWIRKLTNGKHLWLRNNGSTAISLFIDTTIVIGFMTAFGILPPEHMSLLIYNSYLYKLFFTICSTPLFYGGVWVMTFATARTTPAALK, encoded by the coding sequence ATGACCACTGCCGAAAAAATTTACACAAGCCTTTGCATCTTATTTTCTGTTCTGCTTGTCATCGGCAATTTGACCTATCAAAAATTTGTCTCATTGCCGTTGCCTTTTCATACTTTCCAGCTGTCAGTGGGAGCCGTATTGTACCCTCTAACATTCTTATTGACTGACCTTATTGCCGAATTTTATGGCAAAGAAAGGGCCAACTTTTGCGTTCGGTTCGCCATTATTGTGAATACGCTTGCGGCTTTTATAATCGCGGGAATGAGCATATTGGAAGCCACGCGTTGGTCTAAGATTGATGATGCAACCTTCCATAAAGTTTTTGGTTTCTATAGCATTGCGTTTATGGGCTCTCTTATTGCCTGTTATACAGCCCAGGCCGTTGATATCATTTTGTACCTGTGGATACGGAAACTTACCAATGGAAAGCACCTGTGGCTTAGGAACAATGGCAGTACGGCTATTTCTTTATTTATCGACACGACTATTGTCATTGGGTTTATGACAGCCTTTGGCATCTTACCCCCAGAACATATGTCCCTGCTTATTTATAACAGCTATTTATACAAATTATTTTTTACAATTTGCAGCACCCCTTTGTTTTATGGGGGCGTTTGGGTGATGACATTCGCAACCGCGAGAACAACACCTGCGGCCTTAAAATGA
- a CDS encoding efflux RND transporter permease subunit — MKLSEICIQRPVFAWVMTSVIIVVGLVGGYRLPLQQYPKIERSFITIETSMPGAGPEIVEAQVTRIIEDAVAGIEGIESITSISSTEDSKVTLEFRAERLIEDATNDIRDKLSKSRDKLQDESITEPILTKSRAEEKAIMTLALTSNTVPASDMYDYAEREIRKDLEALPGVARVDVLGAGQYEMNIFLNPVRLAAYGITVNEVLTALKRQSIEKPAGKIVSRDREYLVTTVAKLEKPEEYENMVIVNRKDYLVRLRDIGRAEVTSKDRKTRTRYNGKPGISIGIIKQSASNPIDVARNVKKELDNVSKHLPDGMSIHTGNDRTIFIEKSIKEVYKTIFEATALVILVVFLFLRSVRASVIPLITIPVSLVGALFIMYLLNFSINMFTLMAMVLAIGLVVDDAIVVLENIYRYLEMGYKPFEASVRGIREISFSVIAMTLTLAAVYAPISLAQGLTGKLLTEFSITLAGAVILSGFAALTLSPMMCARMLKAHVKEKEEGPQQLELLPSFNPFTRFMTKFKSDAWLIQIENTYGRYLRLALFYRHYVLLAALAFAIVGYIVHHNLPSELTPREDQGWINLEGQSPQTATLEYTERYVKKIDDILEKVPEIERRVTQIVNPTFDGSIQLKPDRKRTTDEITLDLRKQFEDITGIEIKINSGSSGISGDDNRAVQFVLRGNKSYRELKDIAHNMTASLYASQKVMGVTSEIRGDTEDFTVSIIRDKVSALAIEPATIADTIDALIRGRKANTFKRDNKIYDVKIEVENSSRASPHDITNLFVKSGDKDGTLVPLSELVKVHSRAGPIEIHHHNRTRAITMNAFLKPGTSMGDGVEMVTEVATDVMPSDARMDFIGDTKRFLTESKTMQFIFALALCFIYLVMAAQFESWRDPFIIILSVPMSLAGAVITLAFIDGGTLNLYSNIGLVTLIGLITKHGILMVDFANGLRDDRKFSALEAIIEACRLRLRPILMTTFAMILGALPLALSGGAGSESQRQLGWVIVGGMTIGTMFTLFVVPAFYTYLSAKKRKALVDLHFPGDVAVQA; from the coding sequence ATGAAGTTATCAGAAATTTGTATTCAAAGACCTGTTTTCGCATGGGTGATGACATCGGTTATCATTGTGGTGGGTTTGGTCGGCGGTTACCGACTGCCCTTACAGCAATACCCTAAAATCGAACGGTCTTTTATTACCATTGAAACCAGCATGCCAGGCGCTGGCCCCGAAATTGTGGAAGCACAAGTGACGCGCATTATCGAAGATGCTGTCGCGGGAATTGAGGGTATTGAGAGCATTACCTCGATTAGCAGTACCGAAGACAGTAAAGTCACCTTGGAATTTCGCGCTGAACGCCTTATAGAAGACGCCACCAATGACATTCGTGACAAACTGAGCAAATCACGTGACAAATTACAAGATGAATCCATCACTGAACCGATTTTGACTAAGTCACGTGCCGAAGAAAAAGCCATTATGACGCTGGCGTTAACCAGCAACACCGTTCCAGCCAGTGACATGTATGATTATGCTGAACGCGAAATTCGAAAAGACCTAGAGGCCCTTCCTGGGGTCGCCCGCGTGGATGTTTTAGGTGCTGGTCAGTACGAGATGAACATCTTTTTAAACCCGGTTCGATTGGCAGCTTATGGCATTACGGTCAATGAAGTTTTAACCGCCCTTAAGCGGCAAAGTATTGAAAAGCCCGCGGGTAAAATTGTTAGCCGCGATCGTGAATATTTGGTCACTACAGTCGCAAAACTAGAAAAACCAGAAGAATACGAAAACATGGTGATTGTAAATCGCAAAGATTATCTGGTGCGTTTGCGCGATATTGGTCGGGCCGAGGTTACCTCGAAGGATCGAAAAACCCGTACCCGTTATAATGGAAAACCCGGTATTAGCATCGGCATTATTAAGCAATCTGCATCCAACCCGATTGATGTTGCGCGTAATGTGAAAAAAGAATTGGACAATGTAAGTAAACACTTACCCGATGGCATGTCGATTCACACCGGAAATGATCGCACTATCTTTATTGAAAAATCAATTAAAGAAGTTTACAAGACTATTTTTGAAGCGACAGCTTTGGTTATTTTGGTCGTCTTTTTATTCTTGCGGTCGGTACGGGCTTCCGTGATTCCCCTGATCACCATCCCAGTTTCATTGGTTGGTGCTCTGTTTATTATGTATTTGTTAAATTTCAGCATTAACATGTTCACGTTAATGGCGATGGTCTTAGCTATTGGATTGGTGGTCGATGACGCGATTGTGGTGTTAGAAAATATATACCGTTATCTGGAAATGGGTTATAAGCCCTTCGAAGCGTCTGTTCGGGGTATTCGCGAAATCAGTTTCTCTGTTATTGCCATGACGTTAACCTTGGCTGCTGTGTACGCCCCGATTTCTTTAGCGCAAGGATTAACGGGAAAATTATTAACGGAGTTTTCCATTACGCTTGCTGGTGCGGTTATTTTGTCAGGGTTTGCCGCCTTAACGTTATCGCCTATGATGTGCGCCCGTATGTTAAAAGCACATGTAAAGGAAAAAGAAGAGGGGCCTCAACAATTAGAACTTTTACCATCATTTAACCCCTTTACAAGGTTCATGACTAAATTTAAGAGCGACGCCTGGTTGATACAGATTGAGAATACGTATGGTCGCTATCTGCGTTTGGCTTTGTTCTACCGTCACTATGTTCTTTTGGCAGCCCTTGCGTTTGCGATCGTTGGGTATATTGTCCACCATAATTTACCGTCGGAATTAACCCCACGTGAGGATCAGGGTTGGATCAATTTGGAGGGTCAATCTCCACAAACAGCCACATTGGAATATACTGAACGGTATGTAAAAAAGATCGACGACATTTTGGAAAAAGTTCCCGAAATTGAACGACGGGTGACGCAGATTGTGAATCCAACATTTGATGGCAGCATTCAGCTTAAACCTGATCGTAAGCGGACAACTGATGAAATTACCCTAGACCTTCGCAAGCAATTTGAAGATATCACGGGTATTGAAATCAAGATTAACAGCGGGTCTTCGGGCATCAGTGGCGACGATAACCGGGCAGTGCAATTTGTCCTGCGTGGCAACAAGTCTTACCGTGAACTGAAAGATATTGCGCACAATATGACAGCGTCGCTTTATGCATCACAAAAAGTGATGGGCGTAACCTCGGAAATTCGGGGCGATACGGAAGATTTCACCGTCAGCATTATTCGTGACAAAGTTTCAGCGTTGGCTATTGAACCGGCAACGATTGCAGATACGATCGATGCGCTGATTCGTGGGCGTAAGGCCAATACCTTTAAACGCGATAACAAAATCTATGACGTGAAGATCGAGGTTGAAAACAGTTCCCGCGCAAGCCCCCATGACATTACCAATTTGTTCGTCAAATCCGGCGATAAAGATGGAACGTTGGTGCCTCTTTCAGAGCTTGTAAAAGTCCACTCACGGGCTGGACCTATTGAAATTCACCACCACAACAGAACACGTGCCATCACAATGAACGCCTTCTTAAAGCCTGGAACAAGTATGGGCGATGGTGTAGAAATGGTCACTGAAGTAGCCACCGATGTGATGCCATCCGATGCACGCATGGACTTTATTGGGGATACAAAGCGGTTCTTGACGGAAAGCAAAACGATGCAATTCATTTTTGCGTTGGCTTTGTGTTTCATTTACTTGGTGATGGCGGCGCAATTTGAAAGCTGGCGCGATCCGTTTATTATTATCCTCAGCGTCCCAATGTCTTTGGCGGGTGCTGTTATTACTCTGGCCTTTATCGATGGAGGTACATTGAACTTGTATTCCAACATTGGTTTGGTCACTCTGATAGGGTTGATTACCAAACACGGTATTTTGATGGTCGATTTTGCCAATGGTTTGCGTGACGACCGGAAGTTTTCGGCCCTAGAAGCTATTATTGAGGCTTGTAGGTTGCGTTTACGTCCTATTTTGATGACGACGTTTGCGATGATTCTGGGTGCACTTCCCCTGGCGCTTTCTGGGGGTGCAGGTTCCGAAAGCCAGCGCCAGTTAGGATGGGTTATTGTGGGTGGTATGACGATTGGAACGATGTTTACACTGTTTGTTGTGCCAGCTTTTTACACCTATTTATCGGCCAAAAAACGCAAAGCTTTGGTCGATTTGCACTTCCCCGGTGATGTTGCTGTCCAGGCTTGA
- a CDS encoding TIGR00282 family metallophosphoesterase has product MKILFCGDVMGRSGRDVIEHHIPKLRQRFQLDCVIVNGENAANGFGITQTICRDFYKWGVDVITTGNHIWDQREIIGTINSDKRLLRPVNYPDSSPGQGYVIHTTAKGQSVLVINAMARLFMESLDDPFQSVEGVLKKYPMPHAVQAIVLDFHGEATSEKMAMGHFCDGRVSLVVGTHTHVPTIDHRIMTGGTAYQSDAGMCGDYDSVIGMAKEMPLYKFTKRLPSPERPLPAKGEATLCGLLLVTNDATGLAEKIFPIRLGGCLSQTSLDDIEIG; this is encoded by the coding sequence GTGAAAATATTGTTTTGTGGCGACGTCATGGGCCGCAGTGGCCGGGACGTTATTGAACATCATATTCCCAAACTGCGGCAACGCTTTCAATTGGATTGCGTGATCGTGAACGGAGAGAACGCGGCCAATGGCTTTGGCATAACCCAAACCATTTGTCGTGATTTCTATAAATGGGGCGTTGATGTTATTACCACGGGCAACCATATCTGGGATCAACGTGAAATCATTGGCACCATCAACAGTGACAAGCGATTGTTGCGCCCTGTTAACTATCCCGATTCCAGCCCGGGCCAGGGATATGTGATTCACACGACAGCCAAAGGGCAATCAGTGTTGGTTATCAACGCCATGGCCCGGTTGTTTATGGAATCGCTGGACGACCCCTTTCAGTCAGTGGAGGGGGTTTTGAAAAAATACCCCATGCCCCACGCTGTACAGGCCATTGTCCTTGATTTTCATGGCGAGGCCACGTCGGAAAAAATGGCCATGGGGCACTTTTGCGACGGGCGCGTCAGTCTGGTTGTGGGCACCCATACCCATGTCCCAACAATCGATCATCGTATTATGACTGGTGGAACGGCTTATCAAAGTGATGCGGGTATGTGCGGTGATTATGACTCAGTTATCGGTATGGCCAAAGAGATGCCATTGTACAAATTCACAAAACGTCTGCCATCGCCTGAACGTCCCCTGCCGGCTAAGGGTGAGGCGACTTTATGTGGATTGTTGTTGGTGACCAATGATGCAACGGGCTTGGCTGAAAAAATATTCCCCATTCGTCTGGGGGGATGTTTGTCGCAGACGTCGTTGGATGATATCGAGATTGGTTAA